The Stenotrophomonas maltophilia genome includes a region encoding these proteins:
- a CDS encoding twin-arginine translocation signal domain-containing protein, which translates to MDRRQFLATLAAAAASTALPSGWALPSHSEDWQWLQGNWQVRHRRLKERLVGDTRWESFTGSSAVWLTLGGLGTIDDNVMALPSGPYRGLGVRAFDPVSSTWSIWWIDGRNPAHIEAPVRGAFKGDAGSFRGTDRIDGRPIEVWFRWHDIHGEEPWWEQAFSDDAGAHWEVNWRNWFRRTAAVPSPLPKLPDAPGDFDFLVGHWNVRHRRLRARLAGSDAWDAFNGTLHNWPVLGGFGNVGDNLMDMPGAPLRGMGIRAWNAAERHWLSWWLDGREPTRIGAPLRGGFQAGVGRFFGEDQHDGRTIQTRVIWSRITPRSARWEQAASTDVGRSWETNWVSDFERQA; encoded by the coding sequence ATGGATCGACGGCAGTTCCTGGCCACCCTGGCCGCCGCGGCGGCATCTACGGCGCTGCCCTCCGGGTGGGCCCTGCCCAGCCACAGCGAAGACTGGCAATGGTTGCAGGGCAACTGGCAGGTCCGGCACCGACGCCTGAAGGAGCGCCTGGTCGGCGATACCCGCTGGGAGTCCTTCACCGGTTCCAGCGCGGTCTGGCTCACCCTGGGCGGACTCGGCACCATCGATGACAACGTCATGGCGCTGCCTTCGGGCCCCTACAGGGGCCTGGGCGTGCGTGCATTCGATCCGGTGTCTTCCACGTGGTCGATCTGGTGGATCGATGGCCGCAACCCTGCCCATATCGAAGCCCCTGTGCGCGGCGCTTTCAAGGGCGATGCCGGCAGCTTCCGCGGCACCGACCGGATCGACGGGCGCCCCATCGAGGTCTGGTTCCGTTGGCACGACATCCACGGCGAGGAGCCGTGGTGGGAACAGGCGTTCTCCGACGATGCCGGTGCGCACTGGGAAGTGAACTGGCGCAACTGGTTCCGCCGCACTGCTGCGGTCCCCTCTCCGCTTCCGAAGCTGCCGGATGCACCGGGCGATTTTGATTTCCTGGTGGGCCATTGGAACGTGCGCCATCGTCGCCTGCGCGCTCGGCTGGCAGGCAGCGATGCATGGGACGCGTTCAACGGCACCCTGCACAACTGGCCGGTCCTGGGAGGATTCGGCAACGTGGGTGACAACCTGATGGACATGCCTGGAGCGCCGCTGCGCGGCATGGGCATCCGCGCCTGGAATGCGGCGGAGCGGCACTGGCTGAGCTGGTGGCTGGATGGCCGGGAGCCAACCCGGATCGGCGCGCCACTGCGCGGAGGTTTCCAGGCCGGTGTCGGCCGCTTCTTCGGCGAAGACCAGCACGACGGTCGAACAATCCAGACCCGGGTGATCTGGTCACGCATCACGCCGCGTTCGGCGCGCTGGGAACAGGCGGCCTCGACCGATGTTGGACGCAGTTGGGAAACCAACTGGGTCAGCGACTTCGAGCGACAGGCATGA
- a CDS encoding helix-turn-helix domain-containing protein: MNQSPELLRRLLRAKDRMDRASHEEWPVARLAEVSAVSPAHFARSFKQAFGLPPHRYLLSRRIERAVAMLRDTELPVTEIAAQTGWSSLGTFGRIFRDITGDSPGNVRERERERAGQAASASVPECHARAAQRPDLKIAVLEKRRREAVANVDPT; this comes from the coding sequence ATGAACCAGAGCCCCGAACTGCTGCGGCGCCTACTGCGTGCCAAGGACCGGATGGACCGCGCCAGCCATGAGGAATGGCCGGTCGCGCGCCTGGCCGAGGTCAGTGCGGTGTCGCCGGCGCATTTCGCCCGCTCGTTCAAGCAGGCCTTCGGGCTGCCACCGCACCGCTATCTCCTCAGCCGGCGCATCGAACGCGCCGTGGCGATGTTGCGTGACACCGAGTTGCCGGTCACCGAAATCGCCGCGCAGACCGGGTGGAGCAGCCTGGGTACCTTCGGCCGCATCTTCCGTGACATCACCGGTGACAGCCCGGGCAATGTGCGTGAGCGTGAGCGTGAGCGTGCGGGCCAGGCGGCGTCGGCCAGCGTGCCGGAATGCCATGCACGCGCCGCGCAGCGCCCGGACCTGAAGATCGCAGTTTTGGAGAAGCGCCGCCGCGAGGCGGTTGCTAACGTGGACCCTACCTGA
- a CDS encoding VOC family protein, translated as MTNTVNTVGLYVRDQDEALAFYVGKLGFEVHTDVRNGSYRWLTVRSPGQDGFQLGLFVPGPPTHDAATALSLQQLVAKGAMPPLVLAVDDCRARYTQWLAQGVEFTQEPIERYGAIDAGFRDPSGNGWKMIEARSEARRRQ; from the coding sequence ATGACGAACACTGTGAACACGGTCGGCCTGTATGTGCGCGACCAGGATGAGGCGCTGGCGTTCTACGTCGGCAAGCTCGGCTTCGAAGTGCATACCGACGTACGCAATGGCAGCTACCGATGGCTGACGGTACGCAGCCCGGGCCAGGACGGTTTCCAGCTGGGCCTGTTCGTGCCAGGCCCGCCCACCCACGACGCCGCTACCGCGCTTTCGCTGCAGCAGCTGGTGGCCAAGGGCGCAATGCCGCCGCTGGTGCTGGCCGTGGATGACTGCCGGGCGCGCTACACGCAATGGCTGGCACAGGGCGTGGAATTCACCCAGGAGCCGATCGAGCGCTATGGCGCCATCGACGCCGGTTTCCGTGACCCATCAGGCAATGGTTGGAAGATGATCGAAGCCCGTTCCGAAGCGAGGCGCCGGCAATGA
- a CDS encoding HAD family hydrolase: MSRFPFDAVLFDCDGVLVDSEPLVARVLSEMLTARGWPLTPAQAGEVFLGQSVAHLAGLIAERTGKPFTEEWLEEFRQQRNQALERDLEAIQGAPQAVRAIAAATGGRIACASGADLHKVKLQLGKVGILDAFGAHVFSGQDMPRTKPHPDVYLAAAAALGVDPTRCAVIEDTVTGATAGVAAGATVFGFSEGGPHHSTPEALRAVGAKVVFQRMDQLPALLAAYAVDAVA, translated from the coding sequence ATGTCCCGTTTCCCGTTTGATGCCGTGCTGTTCGACTGCGACGGCGTACTCGTCGATTCCGAGCCGCTGGTCGCCCGCGTTCTCTCGGAAATGCTGACCGCACGCGGCTGGCCGCTGACCCCGGCGCAGGCGGGTGAAGTCTTCCTCGGCCAGTCCGTGGCCCATCTGGCAGGGCTGATCGCAGAGCGCACCGGCAAGCCGTTCACCGAGGAATGGCTGGAGGAGTTCCGCCAGCAGCGCAACCAGGCACTGGAACGTGACCTTGAAGCGATCCAGGGGGCACCCCAGGCCGTGCGTGCGATCGCTGCGGCCACCGGCGGGCGGATCGCCTGCGCTTCCGGTGCCGACCTGCACAAGGTGAAGCTGCAGCTGGGCAAGGTCGGCATCCTTGATGCCTTCGGTGCCCATGTGTTCAGTGGCCAGGACATGCCGCGCACCAAGCCGCACCCGGACGTGTACCTGGCTGCAGCCGCAGCGCTGGGCGTCGACCCGACGCGCTGTGCAGTGATCGAGGACACCGTCACCGGCGCCACTGCGGGCGTTGCCGCAGGCGCCACCGTGTTCGGCTTCAGTGAGGGTGGCCCGCACCACAGTACGCCCGAAGCCCTGCGTGCAGTCGGTGCAAAGGTGGTTTTCCAGCGCATGGACCAGCTGCCGGCCCTGCTTGCCGCCTACGCGGTGGACGCCGTCGCCTGA
- a CDS encoding S15 peptidase family protein, whose translation MRKVVLLLILLTGLAPTAWAATVKTTHRTIPSWDGTPLGAFVIEPQDAGSGRYPLLVMPSSWAVPSVEYVGVAQSLARRGYVVISYSSRGFWESGGSIDIAGPATVEDVSALIDWALDNTRADPSRIGVSGISYGAGTSLLAAARDPRIKAVAALSGWADLQASLYSNDTPSAQGIALLVAAGLATGRPGPELSTINRNVLVGNYQGAVDSLLPVAAQRSPGASIDEINANQPAVFLANAFNDSLFPPGQLVDFFNRLKGPKQLQLRHGDHALNEAFGALGVPNEVYDSVGDWFDHYLKGVANGIDRQPAVQLKSQKGSWSTYANWQATSKGAVSYGLTAPSGLLLPTGGLVENGSNTGWNYRIGSGLLTAANSGVAMASGALQMINLPPGAYVPFVGRSAAGVWQGPIQWSAKRLDGTPEVRLTVTPSRANTTLYAYLYAEDVLGNGQLISHKPYTLRGATPGQPKTLDLRLEASSWNLPAGSRLTLVVDTVDLRYAGISQLGGTVSFSSPANAPSVLKVPLH comes from the coding sequence ATGCGCAAGGTAGTGCTGCTGTTGATCCTGCTGACCGGGCTGGCGCCCACCGCTTGGGCGGCCACGGTCAAGACCACCCATCGCACCATTCCCAGCTGGGATGGAACGCCTCTCGGGGCCTTCGTCATCGAACCGCAGGACGCGGGCAGCGGACGCTATCCGCTGCTGGTGATGCCCAGCAGCTGGGCCGTGCCCAGCGTGGAGTACGTGGGCGTGGCGCAGTCGTTGGCCCGGCGCGGCTATGTGGTCATCAGCTACAGCTCGCGTGGCTTCTGGGAGTCCGGCGGCAGCATCGACATCGCCGGGCCGGCCACGGTGGAGGACGTCAGTGCACTGATTGACTGGGCGCTGGACAACACCCGCGCCGACCCGTCACGAATCGGCGTATCGGGCATCTCCTATGGGGCCGGCACCAGCCTGCTGGCGGCCGCACGCGATCCGCGCATCAAGGCAGTGGCTGCACTGAGTGGATGGGCCGACCTGCAGGCCTCGCTGTACAGCAACGACACCCCCAGCGCACAGGGCATCGCGCTGTTGGTTGCCGCAGGCCTGGCCACCGGTCGCCCGGGACCGGAGCTGTCCACCATCAATCGCAATGTGCTGGTCGGCAATTACCAGGGCGCGGTGGACTCGCTGTTGCCGGTGGCGGCGCAGCGCAGCCCCGGGGCCAGCATCGACGAGATCAACGCCAACCAGCCAGCGGTGTTCCTGGCCAACGCCTTCAACGACAGCCTGTTCCCGCCGGGCCAGCTGGTCGATTTCTTCAACCGCCTGAAGGGCCCCAAGCAGCTGCAGTTGCGCCATGGCGATCACGCGCTCAACGAAGCCTTTGGCGCACTGGGTGTTCCCAACGAGGTCTACGATTCGGTGGGCGACTGGTTCGACCATTACCTGAAGGGGGTGGCCAATGGCATCGACCGGCAGCCTGCGGTGCAGCTGAAGTCACAGAAGGGCAGCTGGAGCACGTATGCGAACTGGCAGGCGACCAGCAAGGGTGCGGTCAGCTACGGCCTGACCGCACCCTCTGGCCTGCTGCTGCCGACCGGTGGCCTGGTCGAGAATGGCAGCAATACTGGCTGGAACTATCGCATCGGCAGCGGGCTGCTGACCGCAGCCAATTCCGGCGTGGCGATGGCCTCCGGCGCGCTGCAGATGATCAATCTGCCGCCGGGTGCCTACGTGCCGTTTGTTGGCCGCAGTGCTGCCGGCGTCTGGCAGGGGCCGATCCAGTGGAGCGCCAAACGGCTGGACGGTACGCCGGAAGTGCGCCTGACGGTCACGCCCAGCCGCGCCAATACCACGCTGTATGCCTACCTGTACGCCGAGGATGTGCTGGGCAACGGCCAGCTGATCAGCCACAAGCCGTACACGCTGCGCGGTGCCACGCCGGGCCAGCCGAAGACGCTCGACCTGCGGCTGGAAGCGAGCAGCTGGAACCTTCCAGCCGGCAGCCGCCTGACCCTGGTGGTTGATACCGTGGATCTGCGCTATGCGGGCATCAGCCAGTTGGGTGGCACGGTGAGCTTCAGTTCACCGGCGAACGCGCCGTCGGTATTGAAGGTGCCGCTGCATTGA
- a CDS encoding LysR substrate-binding domain-containing protein: MVTQRQLPSLAAIRAFEAAARLGSFARAAEELDTSAASVSYHVRRLEAQTGICLFLRHAQHVELTVAGASVAQEATRAFDALRASFMRAADRDAARLRLSVLPTLGTSWLTPRLGTFRARHRQFVLELDLSAAPQDLAAGHFDAAIRNGQGEWPGLQATPLFPSVFTPLCAPALLHEARGLGSSALEIPLLGRPDWWALWFAAHGHIPPPAPESFVAPFAVEHLDVGAAIAGQGIAIGSPILFQAELDSGRLVQAHPGIASDGRSFWFVAPTARNGSAKVIALRDWLVEQAAEARHAARHYLAQAVVP; the protein is encoded by the coding sequence ATGGTCACCCAACGCCAGCTGCCATCGCTTGCCGCCATCCGTGCCTTCGAGGCGGCGGCGCGGCTGGGCAGCTTCGCGCGTGCCGCCGAAGAGCTCGATACCAGTGCGGCATCGGTGAGCTACCACGTGCGGCGGCTGGAGGCCCAGACCGGGATCTGCCTGTTCCTGCGCCACGCACAGCACGTGGAACTGACGGTGGCGGGTGCCAGCGTCGCCCAGGAGGCGACCCGGGCATTCGATGCACTGCGCGCCAGCTTCATGCGCGCCGCTGACAGGGATGCGGCGCGACTGCGCCTGTCCGTGCTGCCGACGCTGGGCACCAGTTGGCTGACGCCGCGGCTGGGCACGTTCCGCGCCCGCCACCGGCAGTTCGTGCTGGAACTGGACCTGTCGGCAGCGCCGCAGGATCTGGCCGCCGGTCACTTCGATGCCGCCATCCGCAATGGCCAGGGCGAATGGCCGGGTCTTCAGGCAACTCCCTTGTTTCCCAGCGTGTTCACACCGCTGTGTGCGCCGGCGCTGCTGCACGAGGCGCGTGGGCTGGGCAGCAGCGCGCTGGAGATTCCCCTGCTCGGGCGGCCGGACTGGTGGGCCCTGTGGTTTGCCGCGCACGGGCACATTCCACCGCCGGCACCGGAGAGTTTCGTCGCGCCCTTTGCCGTCGAGCATCTGGATGTCGGCGCCGCGATCGCCGGGCAAGGCATCGCCATTGGCTCGCCGATCCTGTTCCAGGCCGAGCTGGACAGCGGGCGGCTGGTGCAGGCGCATCCGGGTATCGCCAGCGACGGTCGCAGCTTCTGGTTCGTGGCACCCACGGCGCGAAATGGCAGTGCCAAGGTCATTGCATTGCGTGACTGGCTGGTCGAGCAGGCCGCTGAGGCGCGGCACGCGGCACGCCACTACCTGGCCCAGGCGGTGGTGCCATGA
- a CDS encoding sugar kinase yields MSRVVCFGELLLRLGAPGRELLLQTPQLQVHVGGAEANVAVSLASLGHDVQMVSTVPGNALGRHAVAELRRHGVGVGAVREVEGDRMGLYFLATGAVQRASEVVYDRAGSAFANSNASDHAWPALLSGAHLLHVSGVSPALGANVAESVLGAVRAARAAGVQVSFDGNYRPSLWRRWDGDAAAILREVFAEADIVFADHRDIELVLGLHFAQDDAVARTEAAAAAAFAAFPHLRWLSCTQREVVSADHHVLGALLLGRDGTRAQAAPRPLPGIVDRIGGGDAFAAGVLHGLLSGLDAESTVRFGLAAGALKHAIPGDFSPAREAEVRALMESHPFDVRR; encoded by the coding sequence ATGAGCCGCGTCGTTTGTTTCGGTGAGTTGCTGCTGCGCCTGGGTGCACCCGGTCGTGAACTGCTGCTGCAGACGCCGCAGCTGCAGGTTCATGTGGGAGGTGCCGAGGCCAATGTGGCGGTCTCGCTGGCCAGCCTGGGCCACGATGTGCAGATGGTCAGCACGGTACCCGGTAACGCGCTGGGCCGGCATGCTGTGGCCGAGCTGCGGCGGCATGGCGTGGGCGTGGGCGCCGTGCGTGAAGTGGAGGGTGATCGCATGGGCCTGTACTTCCTGGCGACCGGTGCGGTGCAGCGCGCCAGTGAAGTGGTGTATGACCGGGCCGGTTCTGCATTCGCAAACAGCAATGCCAGTGACCATGCGTGGCCTGCCCTGCTGTCCGGCGCGCACCTGCTGCATGTCTCGGGCGTGAGCCCGGCGCTGGGCGCCAACGTGGCCGAGTCGGTGCTGGGTGCCGTGCGTGCGGCTCGCGCGGCCGGTGTGCAGGTGTCCTTCGACGGCAATTATCGTCCCTCACTGTGGCGACGCTGGGATGGCGACGCAGCGGCGATCCTGCGCGAGGTCTTCGCCGAGGCCGACATTGTCTTTGCCGATCATCGGGACATCGAACTGGTGCTGGGGCTGCACTTCGCGCAGGACGATGCGGTCGCCCGAACCGAGGCCGCTGCGGCCGCTGCCTTTGCCGCGTTCCCGCACCTGCGGTGGCTGTCCTGCACCCAGCGCGAGGTGGTGAGTGCAGACCATCACGTGCTCGGTGCGCTGCTGCTGGGACGCGATGGAACCCGCGCGCAGGCGGCTCCGAGGCCGCTGCCCGGCATCGTTGATCGCATCGGCGGTGGCGATGCCTTTGCCGCCGGCGTCCTGCACGGATTGCTGTCCGGTCTAGACGCAGAAAGCACCGTCCGCTTCGGACTGGCTGCGGGCGCGTTGAAGCACGCCATTCCCGGCGACTTCAGCCCTGCCCGCGAAGCTGAAGTCCGGGCACTGATGGAGAGCCATCCGTTCGACGTTCGTCGCTGA
- a CDS encoding DNA/RNA non-specific endonuclease, with protein sequence MRLASFFFAFVLSAFAGAAQAQVVTLNKGGFVLTYDCSIHSATRYEYTLTADTGSAARPSSFYKDPDLPAGCLGQTSTASYASIKSGYDRGHLVTSNHMDYNATYIRRANYMTNIVPQVSSFNQGIWVKAENVAECYRDIAPVDVYGGVVYGDASNDYFLSSHGIPTPEFFWKTIITRDPNTGTAKAISWIIPNEANLGSLDSYLVTIADLEELLGASYVAINAPASLKNMLPASTWPQPAGCDLG encoded by the coding sequence ATGCGCCTTGCAAGCTTCTTCTTCGCGTTCGTCCTCAGTGCCTTCGCCGGCGCTGCCCAGGCCCAGGTCGTCACCCTCAACAAGGGCGGCTTCGTGCTCACCTACGACTGCAGCATCCACAGCGCCACCCGCTACGAATACACCCTGACCGCAGACACCGGTTCGGCCGCGCGGCCGTCCAGCTTCTACAAGGATCCGGACCTGCCGGCAGGCTGCCTCGGCCAGACCAGCACCGCATCCTACGCCAGCATCAAGTCCGGCTATGACCGCGGCCATCTGGTGACGTCCAACCACATGGACTACAACGCGACCTACATCCGCCGCGCCAACTACATGACCAACATCGTTCCGCAGGTGTCCAGCTTCAACCAGGGCATCTGGGTGAAGGCCGAGAACGTGGCCGAGTGCTACCGCGATATCGCGCCGGTGGATGTCTATGGTGGCGTGGTCTACGGCGACGCCTCCAACGACTACTTCCTTTCCAGCCACGGCATCCCGACGCCGGAGTTCTTCTGGAAAACCATCATCACCCGAGACCCGAACACCGGCACCGCCAAGGCGATCAGCTGGATCATCCCCAACGAAGCCAATCTGGGCAGCCTCGACAGCTATCTGGTGACCATCGCCGATCTGGAGGAGCTGCTGGGTGCGAGCTACGTGGCGATCAACGCACCGGCCTCGTTGAAGAACATGCTGCCGGCCAGCACCTGGCCGCAGCCGGCGGGTTGTGACCTGGGCTGA
- a CDS encoding GDSL-type esterase/lipase family protein, translating into MQRWTLLFSLTLCSAMTAPAVWAAPVWVTAWTAAPAPDRKDGTSEAPVQFAAQTVRQDMRIGSRGDALRLRISNELGTTPLRVEDLRVGVKDGKAAPLPVTVDGRAVIEVPVGAALLSDPVRMPVAALQEISVSAYFPQPTRPAVRRTELRVADGKQTAVADSVRLSYQQNVFSAVMVQRDDRPQVIVALGDSITEGATARRGSFNQWPERLAQRLQQACPNRFVVLNQGISGNKLLDHGRSHSALSRLDRDVIAVADADQVILFEGINDIRHGGGAQPLPGRSAADMLLGYQQVAARLHAHGIRAWLGTLTPFGGSERYEPVSAATRTTINQWARGGNSGFDGIIDFDAALRDPKAAESLPNEITRDHLHPNDEGYRRMADAIDLRMLGCTTPE; encoded by the coding sequence ATGCAGCGCTGGACACTTCTGTTTTCATTGACGCTCTGCTCCGCCATGACGGCGCCCGCCGTGTGGGCTGCACCCGTGTGGGTCACTGCCTGGACGGCCGCGCCCGCGCCCGACCGCAAGGACGGAACGTCCGAGGCACCCGTACAGTTCGCCGCACAGACCGTGCGCCAGGACATGCGTATCGGCAGCCGTGGCGATGCGCTGCGGCTGCGCATCAGCAACGAGCTCGGCACGACGCCCTTGCGGGTCGAGGACCTGCGTGTGGGAGTGAAGGACGGCAAGGCCGCACCGCTGCCGGTAACGGTGGATGGCCGCGCGGTCATCGAGGTGCCGGTCGGAGCCGCGCTGCTGAGCGACCCGGTGCGGATGCCGGTGGCGGCGCTGCAGGAGATCAGCGTGAGTGCCTATTTCCCGCAGCCCACCCGCCCCGCGGTGCGCCGCACCGAGCTGCGGGTCGCAGATGGCAAGCAGACAGCCGTCGCCGACAGCGTGCGGCTGAGCTACCAGCAGAACGTGTTCTCGGCAGTGATGGTGCAGCGTGATGATCGTCCCCAGGTAATCGTGGCGCTGGGCGATTCCATCACGGAAGGCGCCACCGCACGCCGCGGCAGCTTCAACCAGTGGCCGGAGCGATTGGCGCAGCGCCTGCAGCAGGCCTGCCCGAACCGGTTCGTGGTGCTCAACCAGGGCATCAGCGGCAACAAGCTGCTTGACCACGGCCGCAGCCACAGTGCGCTGTCACGATTGGATCGCGATGTGATCGCGGTGGCCGACGCCGATCAGGTGATCCTGTTCGAAGGCATCAATGACATCCGCCACGGTGGTGGCGCGCAGCCGCTGCCTGGACGCAGTGCGGCGGACATGCTGCTGGGCTATCAGCAGGTTGCGGCGCGGCTGCATGCGCACGGCATCCGCGCCTGGCTGGGTACGTTGACCCCGTTCGGCGGTTCCGAGCGCTACGAGCCCGTGTCCGCCGCCACCCGCACCACGATCAACCAGTGGGCACGCGGCGGCAACAGCGGCTTCGATGGCATCATCGATTTCGATGCCGCGCTGCGTGACCCGAAGGCAGCCGAATCGTTGCCCAACGAGATCACCCGCGACCATCTGCATCCCAACGACGAAGGCTACCGGCGCATGGCCGATGCCATCGATCTGCGCATGCTGGGCTGCACCACCCCCGAGTGA
- a CDS encoding S41 family peptidase has protein sequence MAIAWLLLGAVLAAPATQDAPIDWPSTLQKDLEAADAAMRGSHPGAVDRQNPGFGAQLDAALALARSRVGKAKSFAGYWWAMKGYAASFNDGHVSLNALAGAPELPTRWPGFLTGFDGDTQVVMTVDGGPGHPPLGARLLSCDGIDAQTLAARRIGDFSGRWNLQASRIHGGGEVLLEQGNPYVPALRTCVFLVDGREKPYALQWQPLQAAQRKARLADTRRSFRPANGWHIMPDGGYWITTSSFNADPTEQNFKELTALLEQLAPKAEALQQARLVVLDVRGNSGGASQWSIELARLIWGRAAVDALSDPSWVEWRTSEANIAQLRGFLQKLVQAPDASPELRRMLESVTTGMAQARGRGEAVWREPSEARADIAATAGPAAPLRRGRVVIVADASCGSACLDALDLWKRLGAMQVGVETSADSLYMDVRPERLPSGLARISVPMKVFRGRVRGSNEPHVPDRRYDGDMRDTRALEAWLLAL, from the coding sequence ATGGCCATTGCATGGCTGTTGCTGGGTGCAGTGCTGGCTGCACCTGCCACGCAGGACGCGCCGATCGACTGGCCGAGTACGCTGCAGAAGGATCTGGAGGCTGCCGATGCGGCGATGCGCGGCAGCCATCCCGGGGCCGTTGATCGGCAGAACCCCGGATTCGGCGCCCAGCTGGACGCTGCCCTGGCACTGGCACGCTCCCGCGTTGGAAAGGCGAAGAGTTTCGCGGGCTACTGGTGGGCCATGAAGGGCTATGCAGCCTCTTTCAACGATGGTCATGTCAGCCTCAATGCGCTTGCCGGGGCTCCCGAGCTGCCAACGCGGTGGCCCGGCTTCCTGACCGGCTTCGATGGCGACACGCAGGTGGTCATGACCGTGGACGGTGGCCCAGGCCATCCGCCACTTGGAGCACGATTGCTGTCCTGTGATGGCATCGATGCACAGACGCTGGCTGCGCGCAGGATCGGGGACTTCAGCGGGCGCTGGAACCTGCAGGCGAGCCGCATCCACGGCGGCGGTGAGGTATTGCTGGAGCAGGGCAATCCTTACGTGCCGGCACTGCGCACCTGCGTTTTCCTGGTGGATGGACGCGAGAAGCCCTACGCGCTGCAGTGGCAGCCACTGCAGGCGGCACAGCGCAAGGCGCGCCTGGCCGATACCCGTCGCAGCTTCCGCCCGGCCAATGGCTGGCACATCATGCCCGATGGCGGCTACTGGATCACCACCAGCAGCTTCAATGCCGACCCTACGGAGCAGAACTTCAAGGAACTGACCGCGCTGCTCGAGCAGCTTGCTCCAAAAGCCGAAGCACTGCAGCAGGCACGGTTGGTCGTGCTGGATGTGCGTGGCAACAGTGGCGGTGCTTCGCAATGGAGCATCGAACTGGCGCGATTGATCTGGGGCCGTGCCGCCGTGGACGCGCTGTCCGATCCCAGCTGGGTGGAGTGGCGGACCTCCGAGGCCAACATCGCCCAGTTGCGCGGCTTCCTGCAGAAGCTGGTGCAGGCGCCCGACGCGTCGCCAGAGCTGCGTCGCATGCTGGAATCGGTGACGACGGGCATGGCACAGGCACGCGGCCGGGGTGAGGCAGTGTGGCGCGAGCCATCCGAGGCCAGGGCAGATATAGCTGCAACTGCAGGCCCGGCCGCTCCGCTGCGCAGGGGCAGGGTGGTGATCGTGGCCGATGCCTCCTGCGGCTCGGCCTGCCTCGATGCACTGGATCTGTGGAAACGGCTGGGCGCGATGCAGGTCGGCGTCGAGACTTCGGCCGACAGCCTCTACATGGATGTCAGGCCGGAGCGGCTGCCGAGCGGCCTGGCCAGGATTTCCGTACCGATGAAGGTTTTCCGAGGCCGGGTGCGCGGTTCCAATGAACCGCATGTTCCGGATCGTCGCTATGACGGCGACATGCGGGACACACGCGCACTGGAAGCGTGGCTGCTGGCGCTGTGA
- a CDS encoding DUF6708 domain-containing protein, with protein sequence MDYTGYTRKFPNNRPLNAFDREHRLLQKKRLDVVPLAQLCVVKMNSNGLVSVDRWFAARGFAALLGAIGIAFGLGGMLMLLWLLIVNRLPNENGLWEAIFIGMAMLAAFTAASIWVACLELFRWTYYPIALDRKHRQIHVFRLDGTTLSVPWDQVYFTLGRGTGTFGWYNWDVRGLILDADGVTVRETFAFCIATSRIENAHAHWEFLRRYMEEGPAAVVDAVHYCMPLDGKHESFASGKERIFAEDAQLPGFMWLTMLPLNYLHTIMRWVVMQTSRIPRFPPDIEARLTPDAGDPCVRDASMNPPDLR encoded by the coding sequence ATGGATTACACCGGATACACGCGCAAGTTTCCCAACAACCGCCCACTGAATGCGTTTGATCGCGAGCACCGCCTGCTGCAGAAGAAGCGGCTGGATGTCGTGCCGTTGGCGCAGCTGTGCGTGGTGAAGATGAATTCGAACGGCCTGGTTTCGGTGGATCGCTGGTTCGCCGCGCGTGGCTTTGCAGCCCTGCTGGGCGCGATCGGTATTGCCTTCGGGCTGGGCGGCATGCTGATGCTGCTCTGGTTGCTGATCGTGAACAGGCTACCCAACGAAAACGGCCTGTGGGAGGCGATATTCATCGGCATGGCGATGCTGGCCGCCTTCACTGCAGCGAGCATCTGGGTGGCTTGCCTCGAGCTGTTCCGCTGGACCTACTATCCGATCGCGCTCGATCGCAAGCACCGGCAGATACACGTGTTCCGGCTGGATGGCACCACCCTCAGCGTGCCCTGGGACCAGGTCTATTTCACGCTTGGCCGCGGAACCGGAACCTTCGGATGGTACAACTGGGATGTCCGCGGACTGATCCTGGACGCGGATGGCGTCACAGTACGGGAGACGTTCGCGTTCTGCATCGCGACCTCTCGCATCGAGAACGCACATGCCCACTGGGAGTTCCTGCGGCGCTACATGGAAGAAGGACCGGCAGCCGTCGTGGACGCGGTGCACTACTGCATGCCGCTGGACGGCAAGCACGAGAGCTTCGCGTCCGGCAAGGAGCGCATCTTCGCCGAAGACGCGCAGCTCCCGGGTTTCATGTGGCTCACGATGCTGCCACTCAACTACCTGCACACGATCATGCGCTGGGTGGTGATGCAGACCAGCAGGATTCCGCGGTTTCCACCGGACATCGAGGCGCGCTTGACACCGGACGCTGGTGATCCCTGTGTCCGCGACGCTTCGATGAATCCACCGGACCTGCGCTGA